A stretch of the Vigna radiata var. radiata cultivar VC1973A chromosome 7, Vradiata_ver6, whole genome shotgun sequence genome encodes the following:
- the LOC106766795 gene encoding homeobox-leucine zipper protein HAT22, with the protein MMGLHQDPTDSGLQLILGLALTSTPQDIITPSPPSILHHHHLTTHRPNSYSSKSDPEPSLTLALSRQTYPHPRNKLSSEDPLEHTSPHSAISSFSSGRVKRERDLSCEEVDATETERVSSRASDEEEDGTTARKKLRLTKEQSALLEESFKQHSTLNPKQKQALAKQLSLRPRQVEVWFQNRRARTKLKQTEVDCEFLKKCCETLTDENRRLQKELQELKALKLAQPLYMPMSAATLTMCPSCERLGGGASTKSPFSMAPKPHFFNPFANPSAAC; encoded by the exons ATGATGGGTCTTCATCAGGATCCCACCGACTCAGGCCTTCAGCTTATTCTAGGATTAGCTTTGACATCCACTCCACAAGACATCATCACTCCATCACCACCATCCattcttcatcatcaccatcttaCCACTCACAGGCCAAACTCCTACTCCTCTAAATCCGACCCTGAGCCTTCACTCACGTTGGCCCTGTCCCGCCAAACTTATCCGCACCCTAGAAACAAACTCTCCTCTGAGGACCCTCTTGAACACACTTCACCTCACAGTGCTATCTCCTCCTTCTCCAGTGGAAGGGTCAAGAGGGAGAGGGATCTCAGCTGTGAAGAGGTCGATGCAACAGAGACGGAGAGGGTTTCTTCAAGAGCCAGcgacgaagaagaagatggaacCACTGCCAGGAAGAAACTTAGGCTTACTAAAGAACAGTCCGCTTTGCTTGAAGAAAGCTTCAAACAACACAGCACCCTCAATCCT AAACAGAAGCAAGCTTTGGCCAAGCAGTTAAGTCTTCGGCCTCGACAAGTCGAAGTGTGGTTCCAGAACCGGAGAGCCAG AACAAAGCTGAAGCAGACAGAGGTGGACTGCGAGTTCCTAAAAAAGTGTTGTGAAACATTAACAGACGAGAACAGAAGGTTACAGAAGGAGCTGCAAGAGCTAAAGGCACTCAAACTGGCTCAGCCCTTGTACATGCCTATGTCTGCGGCAACCCTCACCATGTGTCCCTCATGTGAGAGGCTCGGTGGCGGCGCTTCCACTAAGTCACCCTTCTCCATGGCTCCTAAACCTCACTTCTTCAACCCCTTCGCCAATCCTTCTGCAGCATGTTGA